The window ATTTAGTGCAATGGATTTACCTATCGAAGTCAAAAAAGTTAAAGTAATGCGTAAACACGCCCGTACGGGGCTAAAAGAAATTAATTTGATTTAGCAGTATAGAAAAGAGGAAGACTATGAACCCGACATTCAATTCAAAAAATGAACGACCTTGGCTAGCAGAAAATCATAAAAGACGTAGTGACCGGGCGTTACATATAGGCATAGAAACGATTAATCTGTTAATGAAAAGAGGTATTCCTGTTACTTATACCAATGTTGCACAAATGTCTAAAGAAGTAGATACTGAAGGTAAAGGGATTCATTCGAATACAATACGTTCAAATGAACAGTTGTATAAGTATTATAAACAGTATAGTAAAACCTTTAAGAAAATAGCAAATGAAATAAACCGCAGAACAACTTAGAGTTGGACATTAACTTCAGGAAACTCAAATCCGACCGTACCTTGATATTCTTCATAGAAAGTATATGAAACTTTCTAAGCAAGAACTTGTCCAAAGGCTGATTCAAACTGAACAATATATTGCTGATAATGAAAACAAATGGATTTCATCTCATTTCGAATCATTCAAGTAATAAATAAGAGACAGCAATTGCTGTCTCTTATTCAACAATCGCGCCCGTTCGGTACAACTATAGCTCTTTCTGTACCTATAAAAAACCTTTTATGAGTTACTAATATCGGTATGAGTAAGTATAATTTTTGTACCCAATTCATTGCTCTCTATTGAAATGTGAAGATTTAATAACTTAGGAACCTCATTAATAATATTCAATCCTTTTCGACTTGATTGTTGAAGTTTTTTCATTGGGTTAAAGCCTATCCCATTATCCATTATAATCAGCTTCTGTTTACCTTCTTCTTTAGAACCTTCTATTGTTAAATGATTAGCTTCAGAATGATATAAAACATTTTGTAATACATTATCGAAAAGTCTTTCGAACCATACTTTATCCAACGTCCAAATAATATCAGGTTCTATATTGGATTGATATTTTATTTTTTTATGATATAAAGCGTTCTTCCACTTCTCCATAAACTGATTCATAGTTTCTTCTAAGTTAATTGGTGACCTGTGGGTAATTATTGAATCCGAGTTCAAGTAATTTTTGTGATATATCCGATCACTTAGGGTAGATATAGTATCTGTATTTTTATTTATTTCTTTTATTGCTTCATCGGTGTTTTGTCCAGTTTTTAGGTAAAATAAATTAATTTTAATTATAGATAGTGGTGTTTTAATATCATGTGCAAGTTGATCTAAGTACCTTTTTCTTAGTTCTTCCGATTCCTTATATTTAACTTGATTATACTTTAAACTGTTAATTAATATATTAACTGACTCACCAAGGTGTTTCATTTCGATATTCTTTAACATTTGAGTCTTTACCGGTTCCGGATAGTTTTGGTCATTAGCTATATCTCTAATAAGATCTGAAAGAAGGCTTATTTCAGATGAAATATTAATTATAATTCTTGAAAGAAATGCAACATATAATAAAACTATAACGAAAAAAATGGAGAACACGTATATATAATTTTCATCTGCTATGAAAGGAGTGTCTGTTCCATTTATATAATCACGTAATAGATGGATACCTAACACAATGTAGTTCGATATCATAAGGGCAATTGGGAAGAACAAAATCGAGATAAGCGTGAAAAGATATAGCTTTTTATTCAATAACATCATTCCTTTGGTACAGATAATTTATAGCCATAACCATAGATGGTTTGGATCAATTTGCCCTCAATATCCACTTTATTTCTCAAACTATTTATGTAAACGTTTAAGGAAGTTGCTTGATTACTTTGACCGTTTCCTTCCCACATATGATTTATTATTTGTTCCCTTGACAAGCTAATATTAATGTTTTCATATAGGTAAAAGAATAATTTTTTTTCAGTTTTGCTTAATGGTATTTCGGTTCTTGTTTCACTGTTTAAAATTATATGTGCTTGTTTATTGACAACTAAATCATTTATATAGACAAGATTACTATACCTGGATTGCAGTAGGTTTTTTAGCCTTGCAATAAGTTCTAACGGTTCAAACGGTTTAGGTATGAAGTCATCTCCCAACTCCAGCCCTTTGATTTTGTCATCAATTTGACTATGGGCTGTAAGAAAAATAACAGGCTTTTCAGGATAAACCGTTTTAATCCGTTTACAGACCTCATACCCATTATCAAATGGTATTTCTATGTCCAATAAAAATATATCTATATTGCCAAAATCCGAGTAATTAAATCGATTATCCGTTTTCACAATAACCTTATTAAAATAATCATTCAAAAATACATGTAAGAACTTTGATATAGTGGGATCATCCTCAAGAACAAAAATGTTTAATTTTTTAAGTGTGTCTTCCATGGCCAGGTTTCTTCTCCTTTTTATAGCTTCTTTTTATATATTATTCTTAAATTTATAATCAACATAATAGAATTTATTAGAATAAACAAACCTATACCTATAATAATTGATGACATACCTCCTTCATAGTAAAATTCTTTATCAATTATATGCAATCCAAGTCTATACCCGAATGCTGTAGGTATGAAAAATGAAAAAGGTGCTGCCATTAGAATCATTGACAATAAAGAAATCCCTATCCCAATAGAGATGCTTGTCACTATATTTTTTGATAATTGAATAATTACGGAGAATGTTAATATTATAGTCGTAACAATTATTACGTTCAGGGTTGTATAAGAATAAATCAACTGCAGTATATCTTTAATACTACCGTCCACAAAAAAATAAAAAACAGATAAAATAAGTAATTGTATTAAAAAGATAACTGACATAATGATTAAGCTTACAAAGATCTTGGAAAAAAGTAACCGAAAACGTGGGATATTATAAGTTATCCAGTCCAAATATGTTTTGTTCTTAAATTCAATATAAAAAACATAGGAGATTAACACGCTTGAAATGATCGGCAACATCATAAAATACTGATTATAGTAGGTGAAGTAAAAACCACTATCAAGGCTTATATCTCCATTATTTATGGCAAAGTTAGCAAAGTTCATTAGTAATGGAATCAGGCTAAGCACCACAATAACCAGAATTGCTTTTTCGCTTTTTATTTTAATCCATTCATTTTTAATTAACTTAAGCATGTCTTTTCACCTCAATTAAATCTGAAGACATCAACTTGATATATAAGTTCTCCAAAGTAAGTTTTTGTACGTCCTTGTATATAAAATCCTTATCTGCCAGTAAATCATTAAACTTAATTTCACTTGCAATGAAATAGGTATCTTTTTTATTGTCTTCAAGTAATGTAATATCTTTTTTAACATTATTTTCTATGTGCTGTACTTTTCCGTACATATATATATCTTCTTCATTGTCAATTTCCAAGATTTTTTCTCCGTTTCTCATGAATAACAAAGTGTCTGTAATCAAGGAAACTTCATTTAAATTATGACTCGAGATCAATATTATTCTGTCTTTATTTTTAAGATTCTTTTCTACAAGATCCCGCATATCCTTCATACCCATAGGATCTAACCCATTAGTAGGCTCATCCAACAGTAATAAATCAGGACTACCCATTAAGGCTTTTGCCACCCCCAATCGTTGTTTCATCCCCATGGATAATTCTTTAAACTTCTTTTGTTTAGCATCCACTAATCCGACTACCCTTAATAAGTAATTTATGCTAGAATCATCCTGATCAATATCGGCATATGATGCATGTAATTTCAGGTTTTCTATACAGGTTAAATTAGGGTAAAAGGCAGGGTATTCGATTAACTTTCCAATTGTTATGTTATCCGGTTTTTTGAGAATGTCACCCTTATAATTAATTGTATTTAATAACGTTTTAAATAACGTAGTTTTTCCTGCCCCATTTGGTCCCAATAGTCCATATACTTTCCCTTTTTCCAACTCAAGATTGATACTTTTTAGAATAGTATTTCCATTTACATCTAATGAAACGTTTTTCAAAGTTATCATTTCTTCACTCCCTCTATAAATGTTGATATATCAACGGTTTGACCCGTTTTTTTAGCAGTAAAAATATTTTTTCACCACATGATTCCTATAGCCTTTTCTAGTTTTTCAATTATTCAGCATTTGGTGAGTACGCTCCTAGTTGTTATATATAATTAAAAATGATATTATGCTAATGATATAAACAACAAATAATATTAATGCTGGTTTAAAATTACTGTTTTTAAATCCA of the Lysinibacillus fusiformis genome contains:
- a CDS encoding ABC transporter ATP-binding protein — its product is MITLKNVSLDVNGNTILKSINLELEKGKVYGLLGPNGAGKTTLFKTLLNTINYKGDILKKPDNITIGKLIEYPAFYPNLTCIENLKLHASYADIDQDDSSINYLLRVVGLVDAKQKKFKELSMGMKQRLGVAKALMGSPDLLLLDEPTNGLDPMGMKDMRDLVEKNLKNKDRIILISSHNLNEVSLITDTLLFMRNGEKILEIDNEEDIYMYGKVQHIENNVKKDITLLEDNKKDTYFIASEIKFNDLLADKDFIYKDVQKLTLENLYIKLMSSDLIEVKRHA
- a CDS encoding ABC transporter permease; translated protein: MLKLIKNEWIKIKSEKAILVIVVLSLIPLLMNFANFAINNGDISLDSGFYFTYYNQYFMMLPIISSVLISYVFYIEFKNKTYLDWITYNIPRFRLLFSKIFVSLIIMSVIFLIQLLILSVFYFFVDGSIKDILQLIYSYTTLNVIIVTTIILTFSVIIQLSKNIVTSISIGIGISLLSMILMAAPFSFFIPTAFGYRLGLHIIDKEFYYEGGMSSIIIGIGLFILINSIMLIINLRIIYKKKL
- a CDS encoding sensor histidine kinase, whose protein sequence is MNKKLYLFTLISILFFPIALMISNYIVLGIHLLRDYINGTDTPFIADENYIYVFSIFFVIVLLYVAFLSRIIINISSEISLLSDLIRDIANDQNYPEPVKTQMLKNIEMKHLGESVNILINSLKYNQVKYKESEELRKRYLDQLAHDIKTPLSIIKINLFYLKTGQNTDEAIKEINKNTDTISTLSDRIYHKNYLNSDSIITHRSPINLEETMNQFMEKWKNALYHKKIKYQSNIEPDIIWTLDKVWFERLFDNVLQNVLYHSEANHLTIEGSKEEGKQKLIIMDNGIGFNPMKKLQQSSRKGLNIINEVPKLLNLHISIESNELGTKIILTHTDISNS
- a CDS encoding response regulator transcription factor — translated: MEDTLKKLNIFVLEDDPTISKFLHVFLNDYFNKVIVKTDNRFNYSDFGNIDIFLLDIEIPFDNGYEVCKRIKTVYPEKPVIFLTAHSQIDDKIKGLELGDDFIPKPFEPLELIARLKNLLQSRYSNLVYINDLVVNKQAHIILNSETRTEIPLSKTEKKLFFYLYENINISLSREQIINHMWEGNGQSNQATSLNVYINSLRNKVDIEGKLIQTIYGYGYKLSVPKE